The following are from one region of the Stanieria sp. NIES-3757 genome:
- a CDS encoding Adenylosuccinate synthase, with translation MANVIVIGAQWGDEGKGKITDLLSRSADVVVRSQGGVNAGHTVVVQGQTFKLHLIPSGILYPNTECIIGSGTVIDPQVLLAEMDQLQALGISFDNLFISQTAHVTMPYHRLIDCASEERRGEYRIGTTGRGIGPTYADKSERTGIRVLDLINPDQLRRQLEWTINYKNVILERLYNIAPLDPEEVIIEYLQYAERLRPFIIDSSLKIYEAVQKRKNILFEGAQGTLLDLDHGTYPYVTSSNPIAGGACVGAGVGPTIIDRVIGVAKAYTTRVGEGPFPTELNGAIGQLLCDRGAEFGTTTGRRRRCGWFDAVIGRYAVRINGLDCLAITKLDVLDELDEIKVCVAYEIDGNTCAHFPTNASLFAHCKPIYKTVPGWKQSTTHCRTLEDLPQQALDYLKFLAELMEVPIAIVSLGASRDQTIIVEDPIHGPKRALLDANGTPVTIT, from the coding sequence TTGGCTAATGTTATAGTAATCGGAGCCCAATGGGGTGACGAAGGAAAAGGAAAAATAACCGATTTATTAAGTCGTTCAGCAGATGTCGTAGTACGTTCTCAAGGAGGTGTCAATGCTGGACACACAGTTGTAGTTCAAGGACAAACTTTCAAACTACACCTGATTCCTTCTGGCATTTTATACCCTAATACAGAATGTATCATCGGTTCAGGAACAGTAATCGATCCGCAAGTGTTGCTCGCTGAAATGGATCAATTGCAAGCTCTAGGAATTTCCTTCGACAATCTGTTTATTTCTCAGACTGCTCATGTCACCATGCCTTATCATCGTTTGATTGATTGTGCATCGGAAGAGCGGAGAGGAGAATATCGGATTGGGACAACAGGAAGAGGAATTGGCCCTACTTATGCTGATAAATCAGAACGTACGGGAATTCGAGTTTTAGACTTAATTAATCCAGATCAACTGCGACGACAACTGGAATGGACAATTAATTATAAAAATGTCATTTTAGAAAGACTGTATAATATAGCACCTTTAGATCCAGAAGAAGTAATTATTGAATATCTTCAATATGCCGAACGACTCCGTCCTTTTATTATAGATAGTTCTCTTAAAATCTATGAAGCAGTGCAAAAACGCAAAAACATTTTGTTTGAAGGCGCACAAGGAACTTTATTAGATTTAGATCATGGAACTTATCCTTATGTTACCTCTTCCAATCCGATCGCAGGAGGTGCTTGTGTTGGTGCAGGAGTAGGCCCAACTATTATTGACCGAGTCATCGGTGTAGCCAAAGCATATACCACGAGAGTAGGAGAAGGTCCTTTTCCGACAGAGTTAAACGGTGCAATTGGACAGTTATTATGCGATCGCGGTGCCGAATTTGGCACAACTACAGGTCGTCGTCGTCGTTGTGGTTGGTTTGATGCTGTAATTGGTCGTTATGCCGTTAGGATTAATGGTTTAGATTGTTTAGCGATTACGAAGCTAGATGTTCTCGATGAGCTAGACGAAATCAAAGTTTGTGTTGCTTACGAAATTGACGGTAATACTTGCGCTCATTTTCCAACCAATGCCAGCTTATTTGCTCATTGCAAACCAATTTATAAAACTGTACCAGGTTGGAAACAATCAACTACTCATTGTCGGACTTTAGAAGATTTACCTCAACAAGCATTAGATTATCTAAAATTTTTGGCTGAGTTAATGGAAGTTCCGATCGCGATTGTCTCTCTAGGTGCTAGTCGTGACCAAACAATTATAGTAGAAGATCCAATTCACGGACCTAAACGCGCATTGTTAGATGCTAATGGGACTCCAGTAACTATTACTTAA
- a CDS encoding cobalamin (vitamin B12) biosynthesis CbiX protein, producing the protein MNTISWHRSYLLIAHGSRDQRQHLALTKLTDLLSQQLATNAILDRGKYLGSNSVITRTQKIVILEKPHLPLVDYACLEFSPLSLAESIVNFARRSQQLGYRQVVLLPLFLLPGIHVTVDLPTQVNQAQQILAGQISLNLCSYLGSYAKMFDLLRYKFDKFNTQARDGKILLAHGSRYKRGNEACQLLAERLQATIAYWSIAPNLAESVAQLAQQGKQNLVILPYFLFPGKITDAIAIQVEQLQQDFPEVNLILDQPLGATVELANLILEGALQ; encoded by the coding sequence TTGAATACTATTTCCTGGCATCGGTCTTATTTATTAATAGCTCATGGGAGTCGTGACCAGCGACAACATTTAGCATTGACTAAACTGACTGATTTATTAAGTCAGCAATTAGCTACTAATGCTATCTTAGATCGAGGAAAATACTTAGGGTCTAATTCAGTAATAACACGGACGCAAAAAATTGTTATTTTAGAAAAACCTCACTTGCCTTTGGTTGATTATGCTTGTTTAGAATTTTCTCCTTTATCTTTGGCGGAAAGTATTGTCAATTTTGCTCGTCGTTCTCAGCAGTTAGGGTATCGACAAGTAGTGCTTTTGCCTTTGTTTTTGTTACCAGGAATTCACGTCACTGTCGATCTACCGACTCAAGTAAATCAAGCTCAACAGATTTTAGCGGGACAAATTAGTTTAAACTTATGTTCTTATCTCGGTAGTTATGCCAAAATGTTTGATTTGTTGCGTTACAAATTTGACAAATTTAATACTCAAGCAAGGGACGGCAAAATTTTGCTAGCTCATGGTAGTCGTTACAAAAGAGGCAATGAAGCTTGTCAGCTTTTGGCAGAGCGATTACAAGCAACCATTGCCTATTGGTCTATTGCGCCAAATCTCGCTGAAAGTGTTGCACAATTAGCTCAACAGGGTAAGCAAAATCTGGTGATCTTACCCTATTTTTTGTTTCCAGGAAAAATTACTGATGCGATCGCAATTCAAGTAGAGCAATTACAACAAGATTTTCCTGAAGTAAATTTAATTCTCGATCAGCCTTTAGGAGCGACCGTAGAACTTGCTAATTTAATCCTGGAAGGAGCATTACAATGA
- a CDS encoding peptide deformylase → MTSVVAVEKKKLKQPPLEIHYLGDRVLRQPAKRIAKVDDGIRQLIKEMLQTMYSADGIGLAAPQVGVNKQLIVIDCEPDNPDNPPLVLINPKITRFSSQQCNSDEGCLSIPGVYLEVTRPEAVEVSFKDEQGKPRKLQASGLLARVIQHEMDHLNGVMFVDRVENEIALTEELKKKGFAVSAVKPVK, encoded by the coding sequence ATGACTTCAGTCGTTGCCGTAGAAAAGAAAAAGTTAAAGCAACCACCTTTAGAAATTCACTATTTAGGCGATCGCGTTTTGCGTCAGCCAGCTAAACGGATTGCTAAAGTAGATGACGGCATCCGTCAGTTAATTAAAGAGATGCTGCAAACTATGTATAGTGCGGATGGAATTGGTTTGGCAGCACCCCAAGTAGGTGTTAATAAGCAGTTAATTGTGATTGATTGCGAACCAGATAACCCCGATAATCCTCCTCTAGTTTTGATTAATCCTAAAATTACTCGCTTTAGTAGTCAGCAATGTAATTCTGATGAAGGTTGCCTGAGTATTCCTGGTGTATATTTAGAAGTAACTAGACCTGAAGCAGTAGAAGTATCTTTTAAAGACGAACAGGGTAAACCTCGTAAACTACAAGCTTCTGGTTTACTTGCTCGTGTAATTCAACACGAAATGGATCACCTTAATGGCGTGATGTTTGTCGATAGGGTAGAAAATGAAATTGCTTTAACCGAAGAATTGAAAAAGAAAGGTTTTGCCGTAAGTGCCGTTAAACCAGTTAAATAA
- a CDS encoding putative transposase: MVTPRREASSTVSFIDHYCQAYQELFSDVRNYEAFKLIHLGMLSEIPRKSLPKIARAVGLKDSQGLNYFLSEAHWNVEKIREIRLWLTKLLIGERKITLCIDETGDVKKGKTTDYVARQYIGNLGKTKNGIVSVNAYAVVEGITYPLLFKIFKPNKCLKAEDTYKTKPQLAVEIIKELQKWNFNIKLILADSLYGESGDVITVLEQLNLEYIVAIRSNHKVWMFGDEKKKYNRWQAYQQKLSRKKSETRYIREIIFGTRKHIRFYQISKQDDKNPEPKDTWFIMTNKKGKIATTIASEYSLRNWIEYAFKQVKNELGWADFRVTDYHGIERWWELIMSTYFLVSLQANYFQLETIVPDANSQVSTLKSVSSFPFSNHQAWDSGAGWKSSLNNLRLIIQPLIFFSLIQPWLSVFPNQHLQLGFSKLINIMNRFRGSPFPQSQFLEYSFSVAC, translated from the coding sequence ATGGTGACACCACGAAGAGAAGCATCATCAACAGTGAGTTTTATCGATCACTATTGTCAAGCCTACCAAGAGCTATTCTCTGATGTGAGAAATTATGAAGCATTCAAATTAATACATTTAGGAATGCTATCAGAAATACCTAGAAAGTCGCTACCAAAGATAGCAAGAGCGGTAGGATTAAAAGATAGTCAAGGATTAAATTATTTTCTATCTGAAGCTCATTGGAATGTAGAAAAAATACGAGAAATTAGATTATGGTTGACTAAATTATTGATTGGAGAAAGAAAAATAACTCTTTGTATTGATGAAACAGGAGATGTCAAGAAAGGAAAAACAACTGATTATGTAGCCAGACAGTATATTGGTAATTTAGGAAAGACAAAAAATGGAATTGTGTCGGTTAATGCTTATGCAGTAGTAGAGGGAATAACATACCCTTTACTTTTTAAAATATTTAAGCCGAACAAATGCCTCAAAGCAGAAGATACATATAAAACCAAACCACAACTAGCTGTAGAAATAATCAAGGAATTACAAAAATGGAACTTTAACATCAAGTTAATATTAGCTGATAGTTTGTATGGAGAAAGTGGAGATGTAATTACAGTTTTGGAGCAATTGAATCTGGAGTATATTGTGGCAATTCGCTCTAACCATAAGGTTTGGATGTTCGGCGATGAGAAAAAAAAATATAATCGATGGCAAGCTTATCAACAAAAATTATCTCGAAAGAAGAGCGAAACTAGATACATTAGAGAAATTATTTTTGGCACAAGAAAACATATTCGTTTCTATCAAATAAGTAAACAAGACGACAAAAACCCTGAACCAAAAGATACTTGGTTTATTATGACGAATAAAAAAGGCAAAATTGCCACCACAATTGCTTCAGAATATAGTTTGAGAAACTGGATTGAATATGCGTTTAAACAAGTCAAAAATGAACTTGGTTGGGCAGATTTTCGAGTTACAGATTATCACGGTATAGAACGCTGGTGGGAATTAATTATGAGTACTTATTTTTTAGTAAGTCTTCAAGCTAATTATTTTCAATTAGAGACGATTGTTCCCGATGCCAATTCTCAAGTCTCTACTCTTAAATCAGTTTCTTCTTTTCCTTTCTCTAATCATCAGGCGTGGGATTCTGGTGCTGGTTGGAAAAGTTCTTTAAATAACTTGCGCTTAATTATTCAACCATTAATCTTTTTCTCTCTTATTCAACCTTGGCTATCCGTATTTCCTAATCAACATCTTCAACTTGGTTTTTCTAAGTTAATCAACATTATGAATCGCTTTCGTGGTTCTCCTTTTCCTCAAAGTCAATTTTTAGAGTATTCGTTCTCTGTTGCTTGCTAA
- a CDS encoding putative exopolysaccharide biosynthesis protein produces the protein MTNNYPANNSNNYNYPSETLSASREAIDVNISQYLIKLRRRWKLALAVFLLTAGITTALSLLLQKTYQAQGKLLFKQNSTASLTGVGKNVGELKPLLVNQSPLSTQIEVITSDPVLQQTIDQLKLVDDQGKPIKPKDFEKKLSIELVGGSDVIEITYAHPNPKVAADVVNTLMNTYINEQIRTNQSEPASAREFINKQLPQIESQVSQAESELRNFKESNQVVNLTKEAESTVMQMAEMNSEISKVAAQLQGTMAQSEALQSQLNLNLNQAIAANQLGASPVVDGLLKEMATVESELAKEKQRFLDNHPSIQSLEEKKASLNKELKDLISQNVGQGVEISEGLFNNDGLKENQLEKFITLEIDKINQQRQLSSLYQTQESYLERAQKLPSLEQKEKDLIRKVKAAQNTYETLLTSLQEVQLAENQQNGNAQIIELAKLPEKGSSGRMAFMLVGILLGLLLSNLSVLLVEMQDRSLKTVAEIKNKFGYKVLGLVPKHAAEENQGIIVQKQPDSFASEVYRMIQANLKFMSLENSTQVILVTSSVPEEGKSTVSANLAAAIAQLGKRVLLIDGDLRKPSQHRLWNLENFVGLRDVIVAQKPLSLAVSKPLEKLDLLTAGELQSNPLALLDSEAMSELITQSRKKYDLILIDAPPLPVTADVLTLSKLVDGIVFISRPGVVEHESAELAQEALANSKKTVLGMVINGINSKEFDRYSYYAKYAKGYFPSQSKQGNEVNGNHSQARV, from the coding sequence ATGACAAATAATTATCCAGCCAACAATTCCAATAATTATAATTATCCCTCAGAAACATTATCAGCCTCAAGAGAAGCAATTGATGTCAATATAAGTCAGTATCTAATTAAATTACGTCGACGCTGGAAATTAGCTCTAGCCGTATTTTTACTTACCGCTGGTATCACTACTGCCTTAAGTTTATTATTACAAAAAACCTATCAAGCTCAAGGAAAATTACTATTCAAACAAAACTCTACCGCTTCTTTAACAGGAGTAGGGAAAAATGTAGGAGAATTAAAGCCTTTATTAGTCAATCAAAGTCCTTTAAGTACTCAAATTGAAGTTATTACCTCTGATCCTGTCTTACAACAAACTATCGATCAACTCAAATTAGTAGACGATCAAGGTAAACCAATTAAACCAAAAGATTTTGAAAAAAAATTAAGTATCGAACTCGTTGGCGGAAGTGATGTGATTGAAATTACTTATGCTCATCCCAATCCCAAAGTTGCTGCCGATGTTGTCAATACTTTGATGAATACATACATCAACGAACAAATTAGAACTAATCAATCTGAACCAGCAAGTGCGCGGGAATTTATTAATAAACAGTTACCACAAATAGAATCTCAAGTTAGTCAAGCTGAATCAGAATTACGCAATTTTAAAGAATCAAACCAAGTAGTTAATTTGACAAAAGAAGCAGAAAGCACTGTGATGCAAATGGCTGAAATGAATAGTGAAATATCTAAAGTAGCAGCCCAATTACAAGGAACAATGGCTCAATCAGAAGCCTTACAAAGTCAACTTAATTTAAATCTTAATCAAGCGATCGCAGCCAATCAATTAGGAGCTTCTCCAGTAGTTGATGGTCTATTAAAAGAAATGGCGACTGTAGAATCAGAATTAGCCAAAGAAAAACAACGTTTTTTGGATAATCATCCTAGTATCCAAAGTTTAGAAGAAAAGAAAGCTTCTTTAAATAAAGAATTAAAAGATTTAATTAGTCAAAATGTTGGTCAAGGAGTAGAAATTTCTGAAGGTTTATTTAACAACGATGGTCTTAAAGAAAATCAATTAGAAAAATTTATTACTTTAGAAATAGATAAAATTAATCAGCAAAGACAACTATCTTCTTTATATCAAACTCAAGAAAGTTATTTAGAACGCGCTCAAAAACTACCTAGTTTAGAACAAAAAGAAAAAGATTTAATTCGTAAAGTTAAAGCAGCACAAAATACCTATGAAACTTTACTTACCAGTCTACAAGAAGTACAATTAGCTGAAAATCAACAAAATGGTAACGCTCAGATTATCGAGTTAGCTAAATTACCCGAAAAAGGTAGCTCAGGCAGAATGGCGTTTATGCTTGTGGGTATCTTACTAGGATTATTGTTATCTAATTTGTCAGTTCTGTTAGTAGAAATGCAAGACCGCAGCTTGAAAACCGTTGCGGAGATCAAAAACAAATTTGGCTATAAGGTTTTGGGTTTAGTGCCAAAACATGCTGCCGAAGAGAATCAAGGCATTATTGTTCAAAAACAGCCTGATTCCTTTGCTAGCGAAGTTTATCGCATGATTCAGGCAAATTTAAAGTTTATGAGCCTTGAGAATTCGACCCAAGTAATCTTAGTCACGAGTTCTGTACCAGAAGAAGGGAAATCTACGGTTTCGGCAAACTTAGCTGCTGCGATCGCTCAGTTAGGCAAACGAGTATTATTAATTGATGGAGATTTAAGAAAACCTTCTCAGCATCGTCTTTGGAATTTGGAAAATTTTGTTGGCTTAAGAGACGTTATTGTAGCTCAAAAACCTCTTAGTTTAGCTGTATCCAAGCCTCTAGAAAAATTAGACTTGTTGACGGCAGGAGAGCTTCAATCTAATCCTCTTGCCTTATTAGATTCAGAAGCTATGAGTGAATTAATCACTCAATCAAGAAAAAAATACGATTTAATCCTAATCGACGCACCACCTTTACCAGTAACGGCTGATGTTCTTACTTTAAGCAAATTAGTTGATGGGATAGTGTTTATTAGCAGACCAGGAGTGGTCGAACATGAAAGTGCAGAACTTGCTCAAGAGGCGTTAGCTAATAGCAAAAAAACAGTCTTAGGTATGGTTATTAATGGCATCAATTCCAAAGAATTTGACCGTTATTCTTACTATGCTAAATATGCGAAAGGTTACTTTCCTAGTCAAAGCAAGCAAGGTAATGAGGTTAATGGTAACCACAGTCAAGCTAGAGTTTAA
- a CDS encoding uroporphyrin-III C-methyltransferase: protein MIQPQSQYPGKVYLVGAGPGDPGLMTIKGKTLLENAEVVIYDALVSPAILAMVNPKAEKIDAGKRRGRHSKLQDETTQLLIAKAQEYTIVVRLKGGDPFVFGRGGEEMADLIKAGVPVEVIPGITAGIAAPAYAGIPVTHRGYSSSVTFVTGHEMAGKYRPQINWKAIASGSETIVIYMGVHNLGNIIVELLAGGLSLQMPIALIRWGTRPEQEELIGTLETIVAQVTETGFEAPAIAVIGKVVNLHSELAVSVPAVN from the coding sequence ATGATTCAACCACAATCACAATATCCAGGTAAAGTTTATCTTGTTGGGGCTGGACCAGGCGATCCTGGTTTAATGACGATTAAAGGAAAAACTCTGCTGGAAAATGCCGAAGTCGTGATTTATGACGCATTGGTTAGTCCTGCGATTTTGGCAATGGTTAACCCCAAAGCTGAAAAAATTGATGCAGGTAAACGCCGAGGTCGTCATTCTAAGCTGCAAGACGAAACAACTCAGCTTTTAATTGCCAAAGCACAAGAATATACTATCGTTGTCCGACTCAAAGGTGGAGATCCTTTTGTTTTTGGACGCGGTGGTGAAGAAATGGCAGATTTAATCAAAGCTGGAGTACCAGTAGAAGTAATACCAGGTATTACGGCAGGTATTGCTGCTCCTGCCTATGCGGGTATTCCTGTTACTCATCGGGGGTATAGTTCTTCGGTAACTTTTGTCACAGGGCATGAAATGGCAGGTAAGTACCGTCCACAAATTAACTGGAAGGCGATCGCATCAGGCTCAGAAACCATTGTGATTTATATGGGAGTTCACAATCTAGGAAACATTATCGTTGAGTTATTAGCAGGAGGATTATCGCTCCAAATGCCAATTGCTCTTATTCGGTGGGGAACTCGACCAGAACAGGAAGAATTAATTGGTACTTTAGAGACAATTGTTGCTCAAGTTACAGAGACAGGATTTGAAGCTCCCGCGATCGCAGTTATTGGCAAGGTAGTGAATCTCCACTCAGAATTAGCTGTCAGCGTTCCTGCTGTAAATTAG
- a CDS encoding S-(hydroxymethyl)glutathione dehydrogenase/class III alcohol dehydrogenase — protein sequence MDVKAAVALEVGKPLAIETVQLEPPKAGEVLVEIKATGVCHTDAYTLSGADPEGIFPSILGHEGAGIVVEVGEGVKSLAPGDHVIPLYTPECRQCAYCLSMKTNLCQAIRATQGKGLMPDRTSRFSLDGQKLYHYMGTSTFANYTVLPEIAVAKIRSDAPFDKVCLIGCGVTTGIGAVVNTAKVEPGANVVVFGLGGIGLNVIQGAKMVGASKIIGVDLNPTKRALAEKYGMTHFVNPQEIEGDLVSYLVELTDGGADYSFECIGNVKVMRQALECCHKGWGVSVIIGVAGAGEEISTRPFQLVTGRVWKGSAFGGARGRTDVPKIVDWYMEGKINIDDLVTHVMPIDKINDAFDLMHKGESIRSVITF from the coding sequence ATGGATGTTAAAGCAGCAGTAGCCTTAGAAGTTGGTAAACCACTTGCCATTGAAACTGTTCAGTTAGAACCACCAAAAGCTGGAGAAGTTTTAGTCGAAATTAAAGCTACTGGTGTCTGTCATACCGATGCCTATACCCTTTCAGGGGCAGATCCAGAAGGAATATTTCCCTCTATTCTGGGACATGAAGGAGCAGGAATAGTAGTTGAAGTAGGAGAAGGGGTCAAAAGTCTTGCTCCAGGGGATCATGTTATTCCTCTTTATACTCCCGAATGTCGTCAGTGTGCTTATTGCTTAAGTATGAAAACGAATCTGTGTCAGGCAATTCGAGCAACTCAGGGGAAAGGACTTATGCCAGATCGTACAAGTCGTTTTAGTCTAGACGGGCAGAAACTTTATCACTACATGGGAACTTCTACTTTTGCTAACTATACTGTTTTGCCAGAAATTGCAGTTGCTAAGATTCGTTCAGATGCTCCCTTCGATAAAGTTTGTTTGATTGGTTGTGGTGTAACTACAGGCATTGGAGCAGTAGTAAATACAGCCAAAGTTGAACCTGGTGCAAATGTAGTTGTCTTCGGTTTAGGTGGTATCGGTCTTAATGTAATTCAAGGAGCGAAAATGGTAGGTGCCAGTAAAATTATTGGCGTAGATCTTAATCCTACCAAGCGTGCTTTAGCAGAAAAATACGGCATGACTCATTTTGTCAATCCTCAAGAAATAGAAGGGGATTTGGTTAGTTATTTAGTAGAGTTAACTGATGGTGGTGCCGATTATAGTTTTGAATGTATTGGCAATGTTAAAGTGATGCGTCAGGCTTTAGAATGCTGTCATAAAGGTTGGGGCGTTTCTGTCATTATTGGAGTGGCAGGTGCAGGAGAAGAAATTAGTACTCGTCCTTTTCAATTAGTCACTGGAAGAGTCTGGAAAGGTAGTGCTTTTGGCGGTGCTAGAGGACGCACTGATGTACCCAAAATTGTTGATTGGTATATGGAAGGAAAAATTAATATTGATGATTTAGTGACTCATGTAATGCCGATAGATAAAATTAATGATGCGTTTGATTTAATGCATAAAGGTGAATCTATTCGTAGTGTGATTACTTTTTAA
- a CDS encoding rhodanese domain-containing protein, whose amino-acid sequence MTIVIATFYKFVTLENLSQRRQSLREFCQKHDLKGTILLATEGINGTIAGSRENIDKVFAYLRSESKFADLEYKESYSEVCPFERLKVKIKSEIVTFGVSEVAPSQKVGTYVAPQEWNKIISDSEVVVIDTRNDYEVEIGTFKRANNPQTESFREFPEYVAKNLDPQKHQKVAMFCTGGIRCEKASSYLLSQGFKEVYHLKGGILKYLEEVPAEESLWEGECFVFDERVAVKQGLEPGSYDLCYACGHPISEADKASPYYEPIVSCPHCYDKLTPEKKARQLEKQRQREQVKNKEK is encoded by the coding sequence ATGACTATAGTTATTGCTACATTTTATAAATTTGTTACCCTCGAAAATTTATCACAAAGACGGCAATCTTTACGAGAGTTTTGTCAAAAACATGATCTAAAAGGAACTATTCTTTTAGCTACCGAAGGCATTAATGGCACAATTGCAGGTAGTAGAGAAAATATTGACAAAGTTTTCGCCTATCTTCGTAGCGAGTCTAAATTTGCCGACTTAGAATACAAAGAATCTTATAGCGAGGTATGTCCTTTTGAACGGCTAAAAGTAAAAATTAAATCAGAAATTGTCACTTTTGGTGTATCTGAAGTAGCTCCTAGTCAAAAAGTAGGAACGTATGTTGCTCCTCAAGAATGGAATAAAATTATTTCAGATTCAGAAGTAGTGGTAATTGATACGAGAAACGATTATGAAGTAGAAATCGGTACTTTTAAACGAGCAAATAATCCTCAAACTGAATCTTTTCGAGAATTTCCTGAATACGTAGCCAAAAATCTCGATCCTCAAAAACATCAAAAAGTAGCGATGTTTTGTACTGGAGGTATTCGTTGTGAAAAAGCTTCATCTTATCTGCTTTCTCAAGGATTTAAAGAAGTTTATCATCTTAAAGGTGGCATACTAAAATATTTAGAAGAAGTTCCTGCTGAAGAAAGTTTGTGGGAAGGAGAATGTTTTGTTTTTGACGAACGAGTTGCAGTTAAACAAGGATTAGAACCAGGAAGTTACGATCTTTGTTATGCTTGTGGACATCCTATTTCAGAAGCCGATAAAGCTTCGCCTTATTATGAACCAATTGTTTCTTGTCCTCATTGCTACGATAAGTTAACCCCAGAAAAAAAAGCTCGTCAGTTAGAAAAACAAAGACAGAGAGAACAAGTTAAAAATAAAGAGAAATAA
- the psbV gene encoding cytochrome c550 subunit of photosystem II PsbV, whose product MLKRLFLVAVATIFFVFQSISSATAVELDDAIRTVRLNEAGDEVTLSLQEVKRGQRIFVDSCSYCHKSGTTKTNPNVGLGLNALANAEPPKDNIEGIVEYLKNPTTYDGESNIYELHPNTTRSDLYPMMRNLTDEDLKAVAGHILIQPKIRGTMWGGGKVYN is encoded by the coding sequence ATGTTGAAGCGATTATTTTTAGTTGCTGTAGCTACTATTTTCTTTGTGTTTCAATCCATTAGCAGTGCAACTGCGGTGGAATTAGACGATGCTATTCGTACTGTCAGATTAAATGAAGCAGGAGATGAAGTTACTCTCTCTCTTCAAGAAGTTAAACGAGGACAACGCATCTTTGTTGATAGTTGTAGCTACTGTCATAAATCGGGAACAACCAAAACTAATCCTAATGTGGGATTAGGACTTAACGCTCTAGCTAATGCCGAACCTCCCAAAGATAATATCGAGGGAATAGTAGAGTATTTGAAAAATCCCACTACCTATGACGGGGAAAGTAATATTTATGAATTACATCCCAACACTACTCGCTCTGATCTATATCCAATGATGAGAAATCTAACCGATGAAGATTTAAAAGCAGTAGCTGGTCACATTTTGATTCAACCCAAAATTCGCGGCACTATGTGGGGTGGCGGTAAAGTTTACAACTAA
- a CDS encoding uracil phosphoribosyltransferase, whose amino-acid sequence MSLQLRVYVPEHPLIKHWLAVARDAGTPPVLFKTAMIELGRWLSYEATRTWLPTMTTTLQTPLAQADATLIDPEVPIGVVPILRAGLALLDGVQHILPIASTYHLGLVRNEETLEPSCYLNKLPEKFHPQTRILILEPMLATGGSIMMTMEILTQRGIDPSLVRIISVVTAPPALKKLSEQYPSLNIYTAIIDEGLNDRGYIVPGLGDAGDRAFGT is encoded by the coding sequence ATGTCTTTACAATTGCGAGTTTACGTTCCCGAACACCCTTTAATTAAGCATTGGTTAGCTGTGGCTCGTGATGCTGGAACTCCCCCTGTCTTGTTTAAAACTGCGATGATCGAATTAGGACGTTGGTTAAGCTATGAGGCAACCCGCACTTGGTTACCAACTATGACAACAACGCTACAAACTCCTTTAGCTCAAGCAGATGCTACTTTGATCGACCCAGAAGTACCGATTGGAGTTGTACCTATCCTACGTGCAGGTTTAGCGTTACTTGATGGAGTACAACATATTTTACCCATCGCTTCAACTTATCATTTAGGTTTAGTTCGTAACGAAGAAACCCTTGAACCAAGTTGCTATCTCAACAAATTACCAGAAAAATTTCATCCTCAGACTAGAATACTCATTCTCGAACCAATGTTGGCTACTGGGGGTTCAATTATGATGACAATGGAAATTTTAACCCAACGGGGAATAGATCCCAGTTTAGTCAGAATTATTTCTGTTGTGACTGCACCACCAGCTTTAAAAAAATTAAGTGAACAATATCCCAGTCTGAATATCTATACCGCTATTATTGATGAAGGTCTGAATGATCGTGGTTATATTGTCCCTGGTCTAGGAGACGCAGGAGATCGCGCTTTTGGAACTTGA